The sequence AGTTATTCCTGAAAATCTTGTATTGAGCTCGCCGTCCTCTCGACTCATTGGGCGGCGATTGACACGCCCACTTGTAAAACGCGGCACAAAGGGTTGCCAGACCCTTGCGGTCGGCAATACATCGGCCAGTAACCGCAAAATAAGGGCCTGCAATCCCCCAACAGCCGATTGCAGCTCTAGACAGGGCGCACTAAGCACCGCTCCAGAGCAAAAGGCTGGGAACCGCTTAGTGAACTCCATCACCATGAGCGCACCCACGCCCTGCCCAATAATGACCGGACCCTGCCCTCCGGCTCGGTGGCGCGCCCAGGCGACGACTTGCAACAGATCCTGAACTAATACGGCGAAACTAGGAGCGTGACCTAGCTGCCATCCTGAGCGCCCATGGCCACGCCAGTCATAGGTATAAACTGAGTAGCCTTGACTAAAAAAGCTTTGCGCCGCTTGATGATAGCAATCACCATGCTCGCCTAGGTCATGGACTAAGACCAACGGAGGCTTATCAAGATTCTTTTGTGCGAGCGATCGCACGTAGACGGTAGTCCCGTAATGGTCTACTGGGAGATGAATAATGTGCTCGGGATTATCTGTGGTCTCGTCGCCAACGGGAAACGGCGGTAGGGCGGAGGCGATCGCCCGCTCTGTATTGGAATTTTCAGGGGCCGAGGCCTGTTCCACAGCGCGAAACCTAGTCGTTTAGTTAGCCAGCAAGAGACCCAGTGATTCTTAGCTAAAGGTTACCAGATTGGTGACTGTTTTTCCAGGCATATCACTCACCGATATTAATCATAAACGCTCATATTAGCGGCTTCGCCCACCACTAAATGAGAACTCATTATGGCAGCTCTCACATCGCTCAAATCCAGGGAGCTTGTGATCGGGGAAAACTACCCGCAGAGCATCCTGTAAATGGCAGCTAGCGCAATCTGTCGACTTCCCTAAGTAAACATTATTGGCATGACACTCGGTACAGGCAACTAAACGATGCGCGCCACGCAACGGGAACGATGTCATTGAGTGTCGATAGCGGTTAACATTCCAGAAATGTTGAGAATGACACTCGCCGCAGGCAGGCAGCATACCAAGGTGGGCATCGTCTTTCTGGTGACACACCTTACAGTCGCCACCGATGCCGGTGAGTTTTCGTCCATCTTTGTGACACTCGCTGCATTCGAGTAGATAGTGAGTCCCCGACAACACAAAGTCTTTGTGAAAGTCGCCAGTTTTTTCCCACCCCGTCGCCACGTGGCACTGGGAACACTGTTTACCAAACCGGCCCTTATGGGGATCCTCGTGACACAGCGCGCAATCTTTAGTCGTCAGATCGGTAAATATGAATTGACCCTTTTTGTGTTTTGATGGCTCAGGAAACTTTTTAGTAGTTGGCTTATGACATTCGGCACACTTCACGCTCGTATGCTTGCCTTTGAGAGGGTACCGCGACTTATTGTGATCAAACTTAATTTGACTATAGAAATGCACCTGGCTGTGGCACGCCCGACATGGTTCTTGGGAGAACTTTTGATGAAACTGGTCACGATGCGGGTTGGCGTGACACACCTCGCAGAAACCAGTAGATTGATGCCCCATTTGATACAATGATGCTGGCTTTGGTGGCTTGGTCGGAAGAAACTTATTCGTCTTTGTATGACACTGAGCGCAATCCTCTTTAATGGCCACGTGCGCGCCGATGATTTGAAAGTCCGTTAAACTATGGTTAAACGGCAGACGCTTGGCAAAATCTTCCGTGGTGTGACACTCGCGGCAAGCCTTATTGGCAAACTTGGAACTGAACTGGTCTTTGTGCACATTAGCATGACAACTTTCGCAGAATCCGGTTTCCTCATGATCAAACATGTACTTGCCAGCTGGTTTGGGCGGCTTAGTCGGAAGCATTTTCTTTGTCTTATAGTGACACTCAACACAGTCATTCTTTATCTTGGTGTGAGCGCCATTTATCTTGAATTTTGTAATACTGTGGTTAAACGGGCTTAGATCATCGAACTTTTTTGCATTGTGACAGCGGCCACAAGTGTCATTATCGGTAGATTCATCGAATTGCCCTTTGTGGACGTTTTTGTGGCATTCGATACAGTATCCCTCCCGCTCGTGACCAAAAATATACTTACCCGCAGGGTGAGGCGGCTTCACAGGCAACATTTTATTGGTAGGGATGTGACAC is a genomic window of Deltaproteobacteria bacterium containing:
- a CDS encoding alpha/beta hydrolase; the encoded protein is MEQASAPENSNTERAIASALPPFPVGDETTDNPEHIIHLPVDHYGTTVYVRSLAQKNLDKPPLVLVHDLGEHGDCYHQAAQSFFSQGYSVYTYDWRGHGRSGWQLGHAPSFAVLVQDLLQVVAWARHRAGGQGPVIIGQGVGALMVMEFTKRFPAFCSGAVLSAPCLELQSAVGGLQALILRLLADVLPTARVWQPFVPRFTSGRVNRRPMSREDGELNTRFSGITAALASEVILAMKRAETRFIEFDGSVLILCPEQDQICSYQHLKKSAALHGDHNVQILDLKNTTHGVLTEADDTREDVVALILGWLGRVVVRRREPSVEFT